One genomic window of Corvus moneduloides isolate bCorMon1 chromosome 14, bCorMon1.pri, whole genome shotgun sequence includes the following:
- the SEPTIN6 gene encoding septin-6 isoform X2, with protein sequence MAAAEVARQGEGCRTVPLSGHVGFDSLPDQLVNKSVNHGFCFNILCVGETGLGKSTLMDTLFNTKFEGDPASHSQPGVQLKSSTYDLQESNVNLKLTIVSTVGFGDQINKEDSYKPIVEFIDAQFEAYLQEELKIKRVLHNYHDTRIHACLYFIAPTGHSLKSLDLVTMKKLDSKVNIIPIIAKSDAISKSELTKFKIKITSELVSNGVQIYQFPTDDESVAEINGTMNAHLPFAVIGSTEELKIGNKMMKARQYPWGTVQVENEAHCDFVKLREMLIRVNMEDLREQTHTRHYELYRRCKLEEMGFKDTDPDSKPFSLQETYEAKRNEFLGELQKKEEAMRQMFVQRVKEKEAELKEAEKELHEKFDRLKKLHQDEKKKLEDKKKSLDDEVNAFKQRKTAAELLQSQAQQAGGSQTLKRDKERKNSGFL encoded by the exons ATGGCGGCGGCCGAGGTGGCGCGGCAG GGCGAAGGCTGTCGTACTGTCCCGCTTTCCGGACATGTAGGATTTGATAGTTTGCCTGACCAGCTGGTTAATAAGTCAGTTAATCATGGGTTTTGTTTCAACATCCTGTGTGTGG GGGAAACTGGCCTTGGTAAGTCCACCCTCATGGACACCCTTTTCAACACCAAGTTTGAAGGTGATCCAGCATCTCACTCACAGCCTGGGGTCCAGCTGAAATCCAGTACCTATGACCTGCAGGAGAGCAATGTCAACCTCAAGCTGACTATTGTGAGCACAGTGGGCTTTGGGGATCAGATCAACAAAGAGGACAG CTATAAGCCCATCGTTGAGTTCATTGATGCTCAGTTTGAAGCCTACCTGCAAGAAGAACTGAAGATAAAAAGGGTCTTGCACAACTACCATGATACCCGGATCCACGCTTGCCTGTACTTCATTGCTCCGACAGGCCATTCCCTGAAATCCCTGGACTTGGTAACAATGAAGAAGCTCGACAGCAAG GTGAACATCATTCCCATCATTGCCAAATCTGATGCCATTTCCAAGAGTGAGCTGAccaagtttaaaattaaaatcacaagTGAACTGGTCAGTAATGGGGTGCAGATCTATCAGTTTCCAACAGATGATGAATCAGTGGCAGAAATAAATGGGACAATGAAT GCCCACTTGCCATTTGCAGTGATCGGGAGTACGGAGGAGCTGAAAATAGGAAACAAAATGATGAAAGCTCGTCAGTACCCTTGGGGCACAGTGCAGG TGGAGAATGAAGCTCACTGTGACTTCGTGAAGCTGCGGGAGATGCTGATCCGTGTGAACATGGAAGACCTTCGTGAGCAGACCCACACACGCCACTATGAGCTCTACAGGCGATGTAAACTGGAAGAGATGGGTTTCAAAGACACTGATCCAGACAGCAAACCCTTCAG cTTACAAGAAACTTACGAAGCCAAAAGAAATGAGTTTTTGGGagaactgcagaaaaaggaagaggcaATGAGGCAGATGTTTGTCCAGAGGgtcaaggaaaaagaagcagagcTGAAGGAGGCTGAAAAAGAG CTGCATGAAAAGTTTGATCGCCTGAAGAAATTGCATcaggatgaaaaaaagaagctagAGGATAAGAAGAAGTCTCTGGATGATGAAGTAAATGCATTTAAACAAAGGAAGACAGCAGCTGAATTGCTTCAGTCACAGGCTCAGCAGGCTGGAGGATCGCAAACTCTTAAAAGggataaggaaaggaaaaa ttcgGGTTTCCTGTAG
- the SOWAHD gene encoding ankyrin repeat domain-containing protein SOWAHD, producing the protein MARQEREKSVAEQKVAGISRRFSFLDAAQPRAGSLARSSHLWSATLERRERFRTLQKMDTNKSINWSRHSLGSWGRTSGRSSTSPSSTRRKELKEILLQSNSPGSTMWFATAQKTSNTSSLPAGLHQEQKPEQSPDLLPLVLDPLEHAWLLTVAEGDADSIIKLLDLDPSLLTRRDFVTGFTALHWLAKHGLHESFIQVISHAQKKGYPVNMNIPTASGGLTPLHLAALQGHEVLIKVLVGAYGADTTCRDHNGRKAWQYLPADTSRDLKELAGALEEDLVQLHSHNTNNNCKSSKEAGAGQDSVDSGAEGKAQHSWSLSTLRGFVRQAFAFFHER; encoded by the coding sequence ATGGCCCGGCAGGAGCGGGAGAAGAGCGTGGCAGAGCAGAAGGTAGCTGGCATCTCCCGGAGGTTCTCCTTCCTGGATGCCGCCCAGCCCCGAGCAGGCAGTCTGGCCCGTAGTTCCCATCTCTGGTCAGCCACCCTGGAGAGGAGGGAACGTTTCCGTACACTGCAGAAGATGGACACCAACAAAAGCATCAACTggagcaggcacagcctggggagctggggtAGGACTTCAGGCAGGTCCTCCACTAGCCCCAGCAGTACCCGGAGGAAGGAGCTGAAGGAAATCCTCCTGCAGAGCaacagccctggcagcaccatGTGGTTTGCCACTGCTCAGAAGACCTCCAACACCAGCAGTCTTCCTGCAGGACTGCACCAAGAGCAGAAGcctgagcagagccctgatCTGCTGCCCCTTGTCCTTGATCCCCTGGAGCACGCATGGCTGCTGACGGTGGCTGAGGGTGATGCGGACAGCATCATCAAACTGCTGGACCTGGATCCCAGCCTGCTGACCAGGAGAGACTTTGTGACAGGTTTCACCGCCCTCCACTGGCTTGCCAAGCATGGTCTCCACGAGAGCTTCATCCAGGTCATCTCTCATGCCCAGAAGAAAGGCTACCCTGTCAACATGAACATCCCCACAGCCAGCGGCGGGCTCACCCCCTTGCACCTGGCTGCCTTGCAGGGACACGAGGTGCTCATCAAGGTGCTGGTGGGAGCTTACGGGGCAGACACCACCTGCAGGGACCACAACGGGCGCAAGGCTTGGCAGTACCTGCCAGCAGACACCTCCAGGGACCTgaaggagctggcaggggcCTTGGAGGAGGACTTGGTCCAGCTGCACTCTCACAACACCAACAACAACTGTAAGTCATCCAaagaggctggggcagggcaggactcTGTGGACTCTGGGGCCGAGGGAAAAGCCCAGCACTCCTGGAGCCTGTCGACTCTCCGAGGCTTTGTTAGGCAggcatttgctttctttcacgAGCGCTGA
- the SEPTIN6 gene encoding septin-6 isoform X4, whose product MAAAEVARQGEGCRTVPLSGHVGFDSLPDQLVNKSVNHGFCFNILCVGETGLGKSTLMDTLFNTKFEGDPASHSQPGVQLKSSTYDLQESNVNLKLTIVSTVGFGDQINKEDSYKPIVEFIDAQFEAYLQEELKIKRVLHNYHDTRIHACLYFIAPTGHSLKSLDLVTMKKLDSKVNIIPIIAKSDAISKSELTKFKIKITSELVSNGVQIYQFPTDDESVAEINGTMNAHLPFAVIGSTEELKIGNKMMKARQYPWGTVQVENEAHCDFVKLREMLIRVNMEDLREQTHTRHYELYRRCKLEEMGFKDTDPDSKPFSLQETYEAKRNEFLGELQKKEEAMRQMFVQRVKEKEAELKEAEKELHEKFDRLKKLHQDEKKKLEDKKKSLDDEVNAFKQRKTAAELLQSQAQQAGGSQTLKRDKERKN is encoded by the exons ATGGCGGCGGCCGAGGTGGCGCGGCAG GGCGAAGGCTGTCGTACTGTCCCGCTTTCCGGACATGTAGGATTTGATAGTTTGCCTGACCAGCTGGTTAATAAGTCAGTTAATCATGGGTTTTGTTTCAACATCCTGTGTGTGG GGGAAACTGGCCTTGGTAAGTCCACCCTCATGGACACCCTTTTCAACACCAAGTTTGAAGGTGATCCAGCATCTCACTCACAGCCTGGGGTCCAGCTGAAATCCAGTACCTATGACCTGCAGGAGAGCAATGTCAACCTCAAGCTGACTATTGTGAGCACAGTGGGCTTTGGGGATCAGATCAACAAAGAGGACAG CTATAAGCCCATCGTTGAGTTCATTGATGCTCAGTTTGAAGCCTACCTGCAAGAAGAACTGAAGATAAAAAGGGTCTTGCACAACTACCATGATACCCGGATCCACGCTTGCCTGTACTTCATTGCTCCGACAGGCCATTCCCTGAAATCCCTGGACTTGGTAACAATGAAGAAGCTCGACAGCAAG GTGAACATCATTCCCATCATTGCCAAATCTGATGCCATTTCCAAGAGTGAGCTGAccaagtttaaaattaaaatcacaagTGAACTGGTCAGTAATGGGGTGCAGATCTATCAGTTTCCAACAGATGATGAATCAGTGGCAGAAATAAATGGGACAATGAAT GCCCACTTGCCATTTGCAGTGATCGGGAGTACGGAGGAGCTGAAAATAGGAAACAAAATGATGAAAGCTCGTCAGTACCCTTGGGGCACAGTGCAGG TGGAGAATGAAGCTCACTGTGACTTCGTGAAGCTGCGGGAGATGCTGATCCGTGTGAACATGGAAGACCTTCGTGAGCAGACCCACACACGCCACTATGAGCTCTACAGGCGATGTAAACTGGAAGAGATGGGTTTCAAAGACACTGATCCAGACAGCAAACCCTTCAG cTTACAAGAAACTTACGAAGCCAAAAGAAATGAGTTTTTGGGagaactgcagaaaaaggaagaggcaATGAGGCAGATGTTTGTCCAGAGGgtcaaggaaaaagaagcagagcTGAAGGAGGCTGAAAAAGAG CTGCATGAAAAGTTTGATCGCCTGAAGAAATTGCATcaggatgaaaaaaagaagctagAGGATAAGAAGAAGTCTCTGGATGATGAAGTAAATGCATTTAAACAAAGGAAGACAGCAGCTGAATTGCTTCAGTCACAGGCTCAGCAGGCTGGAGGATCGCAAACTCTTAAAAGggataaggaaaggaaaaa TTAG
- the SEPTIN6 gene encoding septin-6 isoform X1: MAAAEVARQGEGCRTVPLSGHVGFDSLPDQLVNKSVNHGFCFNILCVGETGLGKSTLMDTLFNTKFEGDPASHSQPGVQLKSSTYDLQESNVNLKLTIVSTVGFGDQINKEDSYKPIVEFIDAQFEAYLQEELKIKRVLHNYHDTRIHACLYFIAPTGHSLKSLDLVTMKKLDSKVNIIPIIAKSDAISKSELTKFKIKITSELVSNGVQIYQFPTDDESVAEINGTMNAHLPFAVIGSTEELKIGNKMMKARQYPWGTVQVENEAHCDFVKLREMLIRVNMEDLREQTHTRHYELYRRCKLEEMGFKDTDPDSKPFSLQETYEAKRNEFLGELQKKEEAMRQMFVQRVKEKEAELKEAEKELHEKFDRLKKLHQDEKKKLEDKKKSLDDEVNAFKQRKTAAELLQSQAQQAGGSQTLKRDKERKNNPWLCTE; encoded by the exons ATGGCGGCGGCCGAGGTGGCGCGGCAG GGCGAAGGCTGTCGTACTGTCCCGCTTTCCGGACATGTAGGATTTGATAGTTTGCCTGACCAGCTGGTTAATAAGTCAGTTAATCATGGGTTTTGTTTCAACATCCTGTGTGTGG GGGAAACTGGCCTTGGTAAGTCCACCCTCATGGACACCCTTTTCAACACCAAGTTTGAAGGTGATCCAGCATCTCACTCACAGCCTGGGGTCCAGCTGAAATCCAGTACCTATGACCTGCAGGAGAGCAATGTCAACCTCAAGCTGACTATTGTGAGCACAGTGGGCTTTGGGGATCAGATCAACAAAGAGGACAG CTATAAGCCCATCGTTGAGTTCATTGATGCTCAGTTTGAAGCCTACCTGCAAGAAGAACTGAAGATAAAAAGGGTCTTGCACAACTACCATGATACCCGGATCCACGCTTGCCTGTACTTCATTGCTCCGACAGGCCATTCCCTGAAATCCCTGGACTTGGTAACAATGAAGAAGCTCGACAGCAAG GTGAACATCATTCCCATCATTGCCAAATCTGATGCCATTTCCAAGAGTGAGCTGAccaagtttaaaattaaaatcacaagTGAACTGGTCAGTAATGGGGTGCAGATCTATCAGTTTCCAACAGATGATGAATCAGTGGCAGAAATAAATGGGACAATGAAT GCCCACTTGCCATTTGCAGTGATCGGGAGTACGGAGGAGCTGAAAATAGGAAACAAAATGATGAAAGCTCGTCAGTACCCTTGGGGCACAGTGCAGG TGGAGAATGAAGCTCACTGTGACTTCGTGAAGCTGCGGGAGATGCTGATCCGTGTGAACATGGAAGACCTTCGTGAGCAGACCCACACACGCCACTATGAGCTCTACAGGCGATGTAAACTGGAAGAGATGGGTTTCAAAGACACTGATCCAGACAGCAAACCCTTCAG cTTACAAGAAACTTACGAAGCCAAAAGAAATGAGTTTTTGGGagaactgcagaaaaaggaagaggcaATGAGGCAGATGTTTGTCCAGAGGgtcaaggaaaaagaagcagagcTGAAGGAGGCTGAAAAAGAG CTGCATGAAAAGTTTGATCGCCTGAAGAAATTGCATcaggatgaaaaaaagaagctagAGGATAAGAAGAAGTCTCTGGATGATGAAGTAAATGCATTTAAACAAAGGAAGACAGCAGCTGAATTGCTTCAGTCACAGGCTCAGCAGGCTGGAGGATCGCAAACTCTTAAAAGggataaggaaaggaaaaa TaacccatggctctgtactgAGTAA
- the SEPTIN6 gene encoding septin-6 isoform X3, with product MAAAEVARQGEGCRTVPLSGHVGFDSLPDQLVNKSVNHGFCFNILCVGETGLGKSTLMDTLFNTKFEGDPASHSQPGVQLKSSTYDLQESNVNLKLTIVSTVGFGDQINKEDSYKPIVEFIDAQFEAYLQEELKIKRVLHNYHDTRIHACLYFIAPTGHSLKSLDLVTMKKLDSKVNIIPIIAKSDAISKSELTKFKIKITSELVSNGVQIYQFPTDDESVAEINGTMNAHLPFAVIGSTEELKIGNKMMKARQYPWGTVQVENEAHCDFVKLREMLIRVNMEDLREQTHTRHYELYRRCKLEEMGFKDTDPDSKPFSLQETYEAKRNEFLGELQKKEEAMRQMFVQRVKEKEAELKEAEKELHEKFDRLKKLHQDEKKKLEDKKKSLDDEVNAFKQRKTAAELLQSQAQQAGGSQTLKRDKERKNFF from the exons ATGGCGGCGGCCGAGGTGGCGCGGCAG GGCGAAGGCTGTCGTACTGTCCCGCTTTCCGGACATGTAGGATTTGATAGTTTGCCTGACCAGCTGGTTAATAAGTCAGTTAATCATGGGTTTTGTTTCAACATCCTGTGTGTGG GGGAAACTGGCCTTGGTAAGTCCACCCTCATGGACACCCTTTTCAACACCAAGTTTGAAGGTGATCCAGCATCTCACTCACAGCCTGGGGTCCAGCTGAAATCCAGTACCTATGACCTGCAGGAGAGCAATGTCAACCTCAAGCTGACTATTGTGAGCACAGTGGGCTTTGGGGATCAGATCAACAAAGAGGACAG CTATAAGCCCATCGTTGAGTTCATTGATGCTCAGTTTGAAGCCTACCTGCAAGAAGAACTGAAGATAAAAAGGGTCTTGCACAACTACCATGATACCCGGATCCACGCTTGCCTGTACTTCATTGCTCCGACAGGCCATTCCCTGAAATCCCTGGACTTGGTAACAATGAAGAAGCTCGACAGCAAG GTGAACATCATTCCCATCATTGCCAAATCTGATGCCATTTCCAAGAGTGAGCTGAccaagtttaaaattaaaatcacaagTGAACTGGTCAGTAATGGGGTGCAGATCTATCAGTTTCCAACAGATGATGAATCAGTGGCAGAAATAAATGGGACAATGAAT GCCCACTTGCCATTTGCAGTGATCGGGAGTACGGAGGAGCTGAAAATAGGAAACAAAATGATGAAAGCTCGTCAGTACCCTTGGGGCACAGTGCAGG TGGAGAATGAAGCTCACTGTGACTTCGTGAAGCTGCGGGAGATGCTGATCCGTGTGAACATGGAAGACCTTCGTGAGCAGACCCACACACGCCACTATGAGCTCTACAGGCGATGTAAACTGGAAGAGATGGGTTTCAAAGACACTGATCCAGACAGCAAACCCTTCAG cTTACAAGAAACTTACGAAGCCAAAAGAAATGAGTTTTTGGGagaactgcagaaaaaggaagaggcaATGAGGCAGATGTTTGTCCAGAGGgtcaaggaaaaagaagcagagcTGAAGGAGGCTGAAAAAGAG CTGCATGAAAAGTTTGATCGCCTGAAGAAATTGCATcaggatgaaaaaaagaagctagAGGATAAGAAGAAGTCTCTGGATGATGAAGTAAATGCATTTAAACAAAGGAAGACAGCAGCTGAATTGCTTCAGTCACAGGCTCAGCAGGCTGGAGGATCGCAAACTCTTAAAAGggataaggaaaggaaaaa ctttttttaa
- the SEPTIN6 gene encoding septin-6 isoform X5: MAAAEVARQGEGCRTVPLSGHVGFDSLPDQLVNKSVNHGFCFNILCVGETGLGKSTLMDTLFNTKFEGDPASHSQPGVQLKSSTYDLQESNVNLKLTIVSTVGFGDQINKEDSYKPIVEFIDAQFEAYLQEELKIKRVLHNYHDTRIHACLYFIAPTGHSLKSLDLVTMKKLDSKVNIIPIIAKSDAISKSELTKFKIKITSELVSNGVQIYQFPTDDESVAEINGTMNAHLPFAVIGSTEELKIGNKMMKARQYPWGTVQVENEAHCDFVKLREMLIRVNMEDLREQTHTRHYELYRRCKLEEMGFKDTDPDSKPFSLQETYEAKRNEFLGELQKKEEAMRQMFVQRVKEKEAELKEAEKELHEKFDRLKKLHQDEKKKLEDKKKSLDDEVNAFKQRKTAAELLQSQAQQAGGSQTLKRDKERKKGHEGSLALSPSQCAGLDAHPGSNLRENWSPCCTYQCF, encoded by the exons ATGGCGGCGGCCGAGGTGGCGCGGCAG GGCGAAGGCTGTCGTACTGTCCCGCTTTCCGGACATGTAGGATTTGATAGTTTGCCTGACCAGCTGGTTAATAAGTCAGTTAATCATGGGTTTTGTTTCAACATCCTGTGTGTGG GGGAAACTGGCCTTGGTAAGTCCACCCTCATGGACACCCTTTTCAACACCAAGTTTGAAGGTGATCCAGCATCTCACTCACAGCCTGGGGTCCAGCTGAAATCCAGTACCTATGACCTGCAGGAGAGCAATGTCAACCTCAAGCTGACTATTGTGAGCACAGTGGGCTTTGGGGATCAGATCAACAAAGAGGACAG CTATAAGCCCATCGTTGAGTTCATTGATGCTCAGTTTGAAGCCTACCTGCAAGAAGAACTGAAGATAAAAAGGGTCTTGCACAACTACCATGATACCCGGATCCACGCTTGCCTGTACTTCATTGCTCCGACAGGCCATTCCCTGAAATCCCTGGACTTGGTAACAATGAAGAAGCTCGACAGCAAG GTGAACATCATTCCCATCATTGCCAAATCTGATGCCATTTCCAAGAGTGAGCTGAccaagtttaaaattaaaatcacaagTGAACTGGTCAGTAATGGGGTGCAGATCTATCAGTTTCCAACAGATGATGAATCAGTGGCAGAAATAAATGGGACAATGAAT GCCCACTTGCCATTTGCAGTGATCGGGAGTACGGAGGAGCTGAAAATAGGAAACAAAATGATGAAAGCTCGTCAGTACCCTTGGGGCACAGTGCAGG TGGAGAATGAAGCTCACTGTGACTTCGTGAAGCTGCGGGAGATGCTGATCCGTGTGAACATGGAAGACCTTCGTGAGCAGACCCACACACGCCACTATGAGCTCTACAGGCGATGTAAACTGGAAGAGATGGGTTTCAAAGACACTGATCCAGACAGCAAACCCTTCAG cTTACAAGAAACTTACGAAGCCAAAAGAAATGAGTTTTTGGGagaactgcagaaaaaggaagaggcaATGAGGCAGATGTTTGTCCAGAGGgtcaaggaaaaagaagcagagcTGAAGGAGGCTGAAAAAGAG CTGCATGAAAAGTTTGATCGCCTGAAGAAATTGCATcaggatgaaaaaaagaagctagAGGATAAGAAGAAGTCTCTGGATGATGAAGTAAATGCATTTAAACAAAGGAAGACAGCAGCTGAATTGCTTCAGTCACAGGCTCAGCAGGCTGGAGGATCGCAAACTCTTAAAAGggataaggaaaggaaaaa GGGTCATGAAGGATCTCTTGCCTTGTCTCCCTCTCAGTGTGCTGGCCTGGATGCACATCCTGGATCCAATCTCAGGGAAAACTGGTCACCTTGCTGTACATACCAGTGTTTCTGA